The following proteins are co-located in the Mesorhizobium sp. M1E.F.Ca.ET.045.02.1.1 genome:
- a CDS encoding nuclear transport factor 2 family protein: MLAPDLTKFIEQDHLALDAFVKGNPEPLKDLYSRRDDVIIANPFGPPAKGWEKAAATMERAATNYRDGEATGFERISEYATADLGYVIEVERFRSKVGGGDKLVPIALRVTTIFRREEGAWRIALRHADPITSARPPASIVGE, encoded by the coding sequence ATGTTGGCCCCTGACCTAACGAAATTTATCGAGCAGGATCATCTGGCTTTAGATGCCTTCGTGAAGGGCAATCCTGAACCTCTGAAAGATCTCTACTCGCGACGGGATGACGTCATTATCGCCAATCCGTTCGGGCCGCCGGCGAAGGGGTGGGAAAAGGCCGCCGCGACCATGGAACGGGCTGCCACCAATTACCGGGACGGCGAGGCCACCGGCTTTGAGCGCATCTCCGAGTACGCGACAGCGGACTTGGGCTACGTCATCGAGGTCGAGCGGTTCCGATCCAAGGTCGGTGGTGGCGACAAACTGGTGCCGATTGCGCTTCGGGTCACCACCATTTTCCGGCGGGAAGAAGGCGCGTGGAGGATCGCCCTTCGTCATGCCGATCCGATAACTTCAGCCCGCCCTCCGGCGTCCATAGTCGGAGAGTAG
- a CDS encoding tlde1 domain-containing protein, producing the protein MATLAGLYSVSTTLTAASNGLPQSLLAPRNIALADQRRKLVNAWAPRLAAAGPYKTGSLTRGCDSGCLGLATSFAHSTPTPSTLVHDGKAARLKPAAPDSVAFEKLRVAREKAVEVASAADVADRFDSVVKRAGLSPQKLADAFQRAERAPFLLASLPAASRFGGAAENDPTQTDLAETGPAEARFGSNQVDVERASELALALANVMPEETVDVPTAVELANGGAPDLAAGASDGAEASGQAAAGPGEVQVASLPPQDDLPDSIAVPGLRPRTTLERATEAPEQNATRKPDPAKPQATQAAKPQAARPEPAKPEPAVDTAEGPQSLRSLRSSEQALPGVQGSKPVNAGPAKRGKAQPSEMLAYAKPDTPERGGLGRAFGSLFNGPSTGNGVAVYDISAGTVYMPDGSKLEAHSGFGSMVDQPRFVNRKNVGPTPPDTYNLSMRESRFHGVEAIRLTPTSGKNKYGRDGLLAHTYMLHGGRAESNGCVVFKDYHRFLAAYKKGKIKRLVVVPRLTRSPTRVAQEGRQG; encoded by the coding sequence GTGGCCACCCTGGCTGGCCTTTATTCGGTGAGCACCACGCTTACCGCTGCTTCCAACGGATTGCCGCAGAGCCTGCTCGCGCCGCGCAACATCGCGCTCGCCGATCAGCGCCGCAAGCTTGTCAATGCCTGGGCACCGCGGCTTGCCGCGGCCGGGCCATACAAGACGGGATCGCTCACCAGGGGCTGCGATAGCGGCTGTCTCGGCCTCGCCACCAGCTTCGCGCACTCCACCCCGACCCCCTCCACCTTGGTACATGACGGCAAGGCCGCACGCCTGAAGCCGGCGGCGCCGGACAGCGTCGCGTTTGAAAAGCTCAGGGTTGCCCGTGAGAAGGCCGTGGAGGTAGCCTCCGCCGCGGACGTCGCGGATCGTTTCGACAGCGTCGTCAAGCGCGCCGGGCTTTCGCCGCAGAAACTTGCCGATGCCTTCCAGCGCGCCGAGCGCGCGCCTTTCCTGCTTGCCAGCCTGCCGGCGGCAAGCCGCTTCGGCGGCGCGGCTGAGAACGACCCGACCCAGACCGACCTGGCCGAGACCGGCCCGGCCGAGGCACGCTTCGGCTCAAATCAGGTCGACGTCGAGCGTGCCTCCGAGCTGGCGCTGGCGTTGGCCAATGTCATGCCCGAAGAGACGGTCGACGTGCCGACCGCGGTCGAGCTCGCCAACGGCGGTGCGCCGGATCTGGCAGCCGGCGCCTCTGACGGTGCTGAAGCCTCGGGGCAAGCCGCCGCTGGCCCGGGTGAAGTGCAGGTCGCCTCGCTGCCGCCGCAGGATGATTTGCCCGACAGCATCGCCGTTCCCGGCTTGAGGCCGCGCACCACACTCGAGCGCGCGACCGAGGCGCCCGAACAGAATGCCACGAGGAAGCCTGATCCGGCCAAGCCGCAGGCAACCCAGGCGGCAAAGCCCCAAGCTGCCAGGCCGGAGCCCGCGAAGCCTGAGCCCGCCGTCGATACCGCGGAAGGCCCGCAGTCGCTGCGCTCGCTGAGGAGTTCCGAGCAGGCGCTTCCGGGCGTGCAGGGCTCGAAACCAGTCAATGCCGGGCCGGCCAAGCGCGGCAAGGCGCAGCCTTCCGAGATGCTCGCCTACGCCAAGCCGGACACGCCCGAGCGCGGCGGCCTCGGCAGGGCCTTCGGGAGTCTGTTCAACGGGCCTTCGACGGGCAATGGCGTCGCCGTCTACGACATCTCTGCCGGGACGGTCTACATGCCGGACGGCTCGAAGCTGGAGGCGCATTCCGGGTTCGGCTCGATGGTCGACCAGCCGCGCTTCGTCAACCGCAAGAATGTCGGCCCGACGCCGCCCGATACCTACAATCTGTCGATGCGTGAATCGCGCTTCCACGGCGTCGAGGCGATCCGGCTGACGCCGACCAGTGGCAAGAACAAATACGGCCGCGACGGCCTGCTCGCCCACACCTATATGCTGCATGGCGGCCGCGCCGAGTCCAATGGCTGTGTCGTCTTCAAGGACTACCACCGCTTCCTCGCCGCTTACAAGAAAGGCAAGATCAAGCGCCTCGTGGTCGTCCCGCGCCTGACCAGGTCGCCCACCCGGGTCGCCCAGGAAGGGCGCCAGGGCTAA
- a CDS encoding DUF2231 domain-containing protein, whose translation MAQHMIPHNPHSTASIAGHPVHAMLIPFPIAFFVATFVCDLVFWWTGNPGWVTASLWLLGAGLIMAALAALAGLTDVLGDTQIRNLQDVWLHAGGNVIVVLIELYNWYSRFAHGEAAVMPVGLVLSLVVVLILLFTGWKGWGMVYRHHVGVADGPDEMR comes from the coding sequence ATGGCTCAGCATATGATCCCCCACAATCCGCACAGCACGGCAAGCATTGCCGGCCATCCTGTCCACGCGATGCTGATTCCGTTCCCGATCGCCTTCTTCGTCGCGACCTTCGTTTGCGACCTCGTCTTCTGGTGGACCGGCAATCCGGGCTGGGTCACCGCTTCGCTCTGGCTTCTCGGGGCCGGCCTGATCATGGCCGCGCTGGCGGCTCTTGCCGGCCTGACCGATGTCCTCGGCGATACCCAGATCCGCAATCTTCAGGACGTTTGGCTTCACGCCGGCGGCAACGTCATTGTCGTCCTGATCGAGCTCTACAACTGGTATTCGCGCTTCGCGCACGGCGAGGCGGCGGTGATGCCGGTAGGCCTGGTCCTGTCGCTGGTCGTCGTCCTCATCCTTCTATTCACCGGCTGGAAGGGTTGGGGAATGGTCTATCGGCACCATGTCGGCGTCGCCGATGGACCGGACGAAATGCGCTGA